One genomic segment of Helianthus annuus cultivar XRQ/B chromosome 14, HanXRQr2.0-SUNRISE, whole genome shotgun sequence includes these proteins:
- the LOC110903905 gene encoding titin: MATQTAVNGNAKGTPESILEPAYMVAVGGGLSGSKAKTRTYTGRKGHITTSRYLRPKISSCHDRCKTGVRDEPPELKKPGRRLGVRKMWVKKKPARISVEPVERKKMTKPKPIPRPKIGAREEPTNRKSTQNELKLPIKHVKPKPSSSSVINGQKNKKEVTNNRNAGIVGKSTSAEQGAHKAANTRSSPRKHKPESPRKDKGSKTKAKIKQLLAEKITEITLNEAENEELESVPPTVETIESPLKDERNMKETKLDQLIDEKITETTLHEAENAETIESPLKGEESTTKTRLKQLTAEKITEKTLQEAESAESESVPPTDETIESPPTVITESTNLSSSESSQSPSDKQVSEERENSKSFSDKQVSEERETSKASLDKQVSEEERENANNGEVNVSEDDDKTVKRQDKENEGSKGKFMRGRTVVESEDVDPRRLIIGKGKIPEDEDDGPTWLKFRRGKTVEGEEDDGPTKLNFRRGKILEDDEIDESFAKVNFKKTIVEEPTDDGKNESETVTLKHQEMQKKKEAQELLNRMIEETASKLEIDRKTKVEALVGAFETVISLKDDAPEKS; this comes from the coding sequence ATGGCTACCCAAACCGCAGTCAATGGAAACGCAAAGGGAACGCCTGAATCAATATTGGAACCAGCGTATATGGTTGCTGTTGGCGGTGGTCTAAGCGGTTCTAAAGCCAAAACCAGAACGTATACCGGAAGAAAAGGTCATATCACCACCTCTCGTTATCTCAGACCTAAGATCAGTTCTTGCCATGATCGATGTAAAACTGGTGTCAGAGATGAACCGCCGGAGTTGAAGAAACCTGGAAGAAGATTGGGAGTAAGAAAAATGTGGGTCAAAAAGAAACCCGCAAGAATAAGTGTAGAGCCTGTTGAGAGAAAGAAGATGACAAAACCGAAACCTATTCCACGTCCCAAAATCGGTGCACGTGAAGAACCTACAAACCGAAAATCAACTCAAAATGAGCTCAAATTGCCTATAAAACATGTGAAACCAAAGCCAAGTTCTTCATCTGTCATCAATGGtcaaaagaataaaaaagaagtAACGAATAACAGAAACGCAGGTATTGTAGGTAAATCAACTTCTGCGGAACAAGGGGCGCATAAGGCTGCTAACACTAGGTCGTCGCCCAGAAAACATAAACCCGAGTCTCCTCGAAAAGATAAAGGAAGTAAGACAAAAGCCAAGATCAAGCAGTTATTAGCCGAGAAGATTACTGAGATAACCTTGAACGAAGCTGAAAACGAAGAACTGGAATCTGTCCCTCCAACTGTTGAAACAATTGAGTCTCCTTTAAAAGATGAACGCAATATGAAAGAAACCAAGCTCGACCAGTTAATAGACGAGAAGATTACTGAAACGACCTTGCACGAAGCTGAGAATGCAGAGACCATTGAGTCACCTTTAAAAGGTGAAGAAAGTACGACAAAAACCAGGCTCAAGCAGTTAACAGCCGAGAAGATTACTGAAAAGACCTTGCAAGAAGCTGAAAGTGCAGAGTCGGAATCTGTCCCTCCAACTGATGAAACCATCGAGTCTCCTCCAACTGTAATAACAGAATCAACTAATCTTTCAAGTTCTGAAAGCTCTCAATCTCCTTCAGACAAACAAGTTTCAGAAGAACGCGAAAACTCTAAATCTTTTTCCGACAAACAAGTTTCAGAAGAACGTGAAACCTCTAAAGCTTCTTTAGACAAACAAGTTTCAGAAGAAGAACGTGAAAACGCTAATAATGGAGAAGTTAATGTGAGCGAAGATGATGACAAGACGGTAAAACGCCAAGACAAAGAAAACGAGGGATCTAAAGGTAAGTTCATGAGGGGAAGGACTGTTGTTGAGTCTGAGGATGTTGATCCTAGGAGGCTTATCATCGGAAAAGGGAAAATCCCGGAGGATGAGGATGATGGTCCAACGTGGCTTAAATTTAGGAGAGGTAAAACCGTGGAGGGTGAAGAGGATGACGGTCCAACGAAGCTTAACTTTAGGAGAGGCAAAATCCTGGAGGATGATGAAATTGATGAGAGTTTTGCTAAAGTGAACTTTAAGAAGACAATCGTTGAAGAACCAACGGATGATGGTAAAAATGAGTCCGAAACGGTAACCTTGAAGCATCAAGAGATGCAAAAAAAGAAAGAAGCACAGGAGTTGCTGAATCGTATGATAGAAGAAACTGCGAGTAAGCTTGAAATTGACAGGAAGACTAAAGTAGAGGCATTGGTGGGTGCTTTCGAAACAGTGATCTCTCTAAAAGATGATGCCCCTGAGAAATCATGA
- the LOC110903906 gene encoding uncharacterized protein LOC110903906, producing MAAAISVLLPKSTTLIDLLKQPTSNFLSGCPLQTFSLNFKPPSSTCKSPSLVVSASSAGKTSTTTSAGGSTLYFNFTGFPFPLGPFLNRPTIRTEAVKDCIWLFEQEQALGFSSVSTNIRMTVIKLKSGGLWVHAPIAPTKECIQLVKELGAPVEYIVLPTFAYEHKIFVGPFSRKFPQAQIYVAPRQWSWPLNLPLEFFGIFRAKTLEHEDLSTPWAAEIEQKVLSSPEVGIGPYVEVAFYHKRSKTLLVTDAVIFVPNQPPECISNESLLASAKNGLAVKILSKGKEVPQEPVVDNKINRQKGWERMVLQILFLGPSNLLEPKASFSQMSQKLIVSPIVKTLVFSKVPEKVRDWIDSIARDWRFTRIIPAHFAAPVNANRSDFIAAFAFLDDLLGERYVTRPSLQLLFTSIMGKAASYFPPDDMKTLSSLDQFLVSVGAVKKTVSGRKQP from the exons ATGGCAGCAGCCATCTCTGTACTGTTACCTAAATCAACCACCTTGATAGATCTTCTCAAACAACCCACTTCCAACTTCCTTAGTGGCTGTCCCTTACAAACTTTTTCCTTAAATTTCAAACCACCATCTAGTACATGTAAATCTCCTAGTTTAGTGGTTTCTGCTTCTTCTGCCGGAAAAACCTCAACCACCACTTCCGCCGGCGGCAGCACACTTTATTTCAATTTCACTGGCTTCCCTTTTCCTCTTGGCCCTTTTCTCAATAGGCCCACTATCAGGACTGAG GCTGTGAAAGACTGCATATGGCTGTTTGAGCAAGAACAGGCTTTGGGATTCAGCAGTGTCTCTACAAACATCAGAATGACTGTCATCAAGCTCAAATCAGGAGGATTGTGGGTCCATGCACCAATTGCACCAACCAAAGAATGCATTCAG CTTGTGAAGGAATTAGGAGCCCCAGTAGAGTACATTGTCCTGCCTACATTTGCTTATGAGCATAAAATATTTGTTGGTCCATTTTCAAGAAAGTTCCCACAAGCTCAAATATATGTGGCACCAAGACAATGGAGCTGGCCTTTGAATTTACCACTCGAATTTTTCGGTATTTTTCGGGCCAAAACTTTGGAACACGAGGACCTTTCGACTCCATGGGCAGCGGAAattgaacagaaggttctgagcTCTCCTGAAGTTG GAATCGGACCATATGTGGAGGTGGCATTTTATCATAAGCGTTCGAAAACTCTACTAGTAACCGATGCCGTAATATTTGTACCGAATCAGCCTCCAGAGTGTATAAGCAATGAATCATTGCTGGCATCGGCTAAAAACGGGTTGGCTGTAAAAATTCTTAGCAAAGGCAAGGAAGTCCCTCAAGAACCGGTTGTTGATAACAAGATAAATAGACAAAAAG GATGGGAAAGAATGGTCCTTCAAATCTTGTTTCTTGGTCCGTCAAATCTTTTGGAACCCAAAGCTAGTTTCTCTCAAATGTCACAGAAGTTGATCGTTTCGCCCATTGTCAAGACGTTAGTCTTCAGCAAAGTTCCAGAAAAG GTGAGGGATTGGATTGACAGCATTGCAAGAGACTGGAGATTCACGAGAATCATACCAGCACACTTTGCTGCACCTGTAAACGCCAACAGGTCGGATTTTATAGCAGCTTTCGCGTTTCTTGATGATCTTTTAGGGGAGCGTTACGTTACTCGACCTTCACTTCAACTTCTTTTCACATCCATAATGGGGAAAGCTGCAAGTTATTTCCCTCCAGATGACATGAAAACTTTATCATCACTTGACCAGTTTCTAGTCTCTGTTGGAGCGGTTAAGAAGACGGTCTCAGGTCGAAAACAACCATAA
- the LOC110903907 gene encoding membrane-anchored ubiquitin-fold protein 2: protein MAGVQDALEIKFRLIDGSDIGPQSFPAAATVLTLKESIISQWPKDKDNAPRTVKDLKIISAGKILENNKTVGECRSALCDVPGGITTMHVIVSQPPQEKDKKAANKLKQNKCACVIL from the exons ATGGCTGGAGTTCAAGATGCGCTAGAGAttaaatttcgtttgatagatggATCTGATATTGGTCCACAAAGTTTTCCAGCAGCTGCAACTGTTTTAACATTGAAAGAAAGCATCATTTCTCAATGGCCTAAAG ATAAGGATAATGCTCCAAGGACagtaaaagatttaaaaataatTAGTGCCGGAAAAATATTGGAAAACAATAAAACGGTAGGAGAATGCAGGAGTGCATTATGCGATGTCCCTGGCGGAATTACAACCATGCATGTCATTGTTAGTCAGCCTCCTCAAGAAAAAG ACAAGAAAGCAGCAAATAAGCTGAAACAAAACAAATGTGCATGTGTTATATTATGA
- the LOC110903908 gene encoding probable galacturonosyltransferase 14, with the protein MQLHFSPSMRSVTISSSNGFVDLMKIKVTACHISYRTLFHTILILAFLLPFLFILTALVTLEGVNKCSSLDCLSRRLGPKLLGRGDDSGRLVKDFYNILNQVNTEQVQVDVNIPDNFTQLVSEMKSNAYSAKDFAIILKGMMERSERKIRESKLQELTNKHFAASSVSKGIHCLSLRLTDEYSSNAHARRQLPSPELLPLLSDNSYYHFILSTDNILAASVVVTSAIQSSLAPEKIVFHVITDKKTYAGMHSWFALNPISPAVIEVKGVHQFDWLTRDNVPVLQAVENQNGIRNYYHGSPKYISLLNHLRIYLPELFPNLDKVVFLDDDVVIQRDLSPLFEIDLNGKVNGAVETCKGEDSWVMSKRFRNYFNFSHPRVSESLDPNECAWAYGMNVFDFHAWRKTNIRETYHAWLKENLRSNLTLWKLGTLPPALIAFRGHVQPIEPSWHMLGLGYQKNTNIENVKKAAVIHYNGQSKPWLQLGYEHLRPFWSKYVNYSNEFVKNCHILE; encoded by the exons ATGCAGCTACACTTCTCACCTAGCATGAGAAGTGTAACAATATCAAGCAGCAATGGGTTTGTTGATTTGATGAAGATCAAAGTCACAGCTTGTCACATTTCTTACAGAACTCTTTTTCATACTATTCTTATTCTTGCTTTCTTGTTACCTTTTCTTTTCATTCTCACTGCTCTTGTTACCCTTGAAGGTGTCAACAAGTGTTCTTCTTTAG ATTGTTTAAGCAGACGTTTGGGTCCAAAGCTTCTCGGAAGGGGCGATGATTCAGGG AGGCTTGTTAAGGATTTCTACAACATCCTTAATCAAGTAAACACTGAACAAGTTCAAGTTGACGTAAACATTCCTGATAACTTTACACAACTGGTCTCCGAAATGAAAAGCAACGCGTACAGTGCCAAAGATTTTGCTATCATATTGAAAGGAATG ATGGAGAGATCTGAGAGGAAGATTAGAGAATCTAAACTTCAAGAATTAACGAACAAACACTTTGCAGCGAGTTCGGTTTCAAAAGGCATTCATTGTCTGTCGTTAAGGTTGACCGATGAATACTCATCTAACGCTCACGCAAGACGGCAGTTGCCATCGCCGGAATTACTCCCGCTTCTCTCCGACAACTCATATTATCATTTTATCCTTTCAACAGACAATATTCTTGCGGCATCAGTTGTAGTCACTTCTGCAATCCAGTCATCTTTAGCACCCGAAAAAATCGTCTTCCACGTGATAACTGATAAAAAGACATATGCAGGCATGCACTCATGGTTTGCTTTAAATCCCATCTCACCTGCCGTTATTGAAGTCAAAGGTGTTCATCAGTTTGACTGGTTGACCCGAGACAATGTTCCAGTTCTTCAAGCTGTGGAAAATCAAAACGGAATTCGAAATTATTATCATGGAAGCCCTAAATACATATCACTGCTTAATCATCTCCGAATATATCTACCAGAG CTATTCCCAAATCTTGATAAGGTGGTTTTCTTAGACGATGATGTTGTAATTCAACGTGATTTATCTCCGCTTTTTGAGATTGACCTTAACGGGAAGGTCAACGGAGCAGTTGAAACGTGTAAAGGTGAAGATTCGTGGGTCATGTCTAAACGGTTCAGAAACTACTTCAATTTTTCTCACCCAAGAGTGTCTGAAAGTTTGGACCCGAATGAGTGTGCTTGGGCTTACGGGATGAATGTCTTCGACTTTCATGCATGGAGAAAAACCAACATTAGAGAAACATATCATGCATGGCTTAAAGAG AATTTGAGGTCGAATTTGACATTATGGAAACTTGGAACGTTGCCGCCAGCGTTGATTGCATTTAGGGGCCATGTTCAACCTATTGAACCGTCATGGCACATGTTAGGTTTAGGGTACCAGAAGAATACAAAcattgaaaatgtaaaaaaagcCGCTGTAATCCACTACAACGGTCAATCAAAACCATGGTTACAATTAGGTTACGAGCATCTTCGCCCTTTTTGGTCAAAATACGTCAACTACTCCAATGAGTTTGTCAAAAATTGCCATATCTTGGAGTAA